The Candidatus Bathyarchaeia archaeon genome contains a region encoding:
- a CDS encoding DEAD/DEAH box helicase translates to MKEQPKNAFDLLVKPVRRLIEQRGFSRPTEPQEKTIPLVLEGKNVLLISPTATGKTEAAFLPVLSMLLQEPQPPGIKVLYITPLRALNRDMLERLEWWCNNLDVKLAVRHGDTETRERARQARSPPDILITTPETLQAILVGWVMRQHLQHVRWVIIDEVHEMADSKRGSQLALSLERLRAIVGRDFQIIGLSATIGSPEKVAQFLVGNGRPVEIVRVPVARKMRLKILYPKPKPEDFELAERLYTHPEVAARLRVIRDYIDRHQSVLLFTNTRAISEVLASRFKVWDIDFPVSIHHGSLAKPSRIAAERGLKNGELKGLVCTSSLELGIDVGRIDLVIQYMSPRQVTRLIQRVGRSGHRIGHIAQGIIITMDSDDTLEAMAIARRALREELEPVDIPPKPYDALAHQIAGLLLKHKRLEFDEILEMFRRAYPYADLTMEDIEKILRYMHDRFPRLAWVSFEDKVVLKPRRTKALFEYYFDNLSMIPEEKQYLVVDETTDSAVGILDEAFMAEYGKPGIKFIIRGSPWRIIHISGDKVYVKPVDDPTGAIPSWIGEEIPVPFEVAQEVGAIRGFVEEQMRRVVSPEEVAAKLGEQYRADKETILDALAETVEQISAGLPVPTDKRILVEDWEDFVIVHAHFGSLTNRALAQLIGQLLSERIGYSVVVQHDPYRIFVQTMGAATADQIVELFGEMALMEEQTVRDSLTRATIKTGLFKRRMIHVARRFGALEKWADFSNVSLQRLLKSFEGTPIFEEALKEVFLKDLDVERLVYVLKKIRQGEITVEKIETGGRATPVARVGIERVSMKTDLIPPERMHAVLVESAKARLLNETCIFVCTNCWSYIDMIRVKDLPAKPKCPRCGSEAIGLLKEEEEKVLPLIEKKGEKLTKSEEKLRRQAVQTARLIEKYGKAAAVALCARKVQPSDVKEVLERNAKLDDKFYELILEVERKAISKRFW, encoded by the coding sequence TTGAAAGAGCAGCCTAAAAATGCTTTTGACCTTCTAGTTAAGCCTGTTCGCCGCTTGATTGAGCAGAGGGGATTCTCTAGACCCACAGAGCCTCAGGAAAAGACTATCCCCCTCGTTCTTGAAGGGAAGAATGTTCTGCTCATTTCGCCGACGGCTACGGGTAAGACTGAAGCCGCCTTTCTGCCTGTTCTAAGCATGCTTTTGCAGGAGCCTCAGCCTCCGGGCATAAAAGTGCTTTACATCACACCTTTAAGGGCTTTGAACCGTGACATGTTGGAGCGCCTCGAATGGTGGTGCAACAACCTAGACGTCAAGTTGGCGGTTAGACATGGAGACACAGAAACTCGCGAACGTGCAAGACAGGCACGCAGTCCACCGGATATTTTAATCACGACTCCGGAGACTTTGCAGGCTATTTTGGTCGGCTGGGTTATGAGGCAGCACCTGCAGCATGTGCGCTGGGTGATCATTGACGAGGTACATGAAATGGCTGACAGCAAGAGGGGGAGTCAGCTTGCCCTAAGCCTTGAAAGGCTCCGCGCCATAGTCGGCAGAGACTTCCAAATAATAGGGTTGTCCGCGACCATTGGCAGCCCGGAGAAGGTGGCGCAGTTCCTTGTCGGAAACGGTCGACCTGTGGAGATTGTGCGGGTTCCAGTTGCCAGAAAAATGCGCTTGAAAATCCTTTATCCAAAGCCTAAGCCGGAAGATTTTGAGTTGGCTGAGAGGCTTTACACGCATCCGGAGGTGGCGGCTAGGCTTAGGGTTATCCGCGACTATATTGACCGTCACCAGTCTGTACTGCTCTTCACGAACACAAGGGCTATTTCAGAGGTTTTGGCAAGCCGCTTCAAGGTTTGGGACATAGACTTCCCGGTGTCTATACACCATGGCTCCTTGGCTAAGCCCTCCCGTATAGCAGCCGAAAGAGGCTTAAAAAACGGCGAGCTAAAAGGCCTTGTTTGCACAAGCAGCCTTGAACTGGGCATAGACGTTGGCCGCATAGACCTAGTTATCCAGTACATGAGCCCCCGCCAAGTCACGAGGCTCATCCAACGGGTGGGCAGAAGCGGCCATAGGATAGGCCACATAGCTCAGGGGATAATTATAACTATGGACTCCGACGACACTCTTGAGGCTATGGCCATAGCTAGACGCGCCTTGCGGGAGGAGTTGGAGCCCGTTGATATCCCGCCAAAGCCTTATGACGCTTTGGCCCATCAGATTGCCGGGCTTCTCTTGAAGCATAAGAGGCTCGAGTTCGATGAGATTCTTGAAATGTTCAGAAGAGCCTATCCATACGCGGATTTAACCATGGAGGATATTGAGAAGATTCTGCGGTACATGCATGACCGTTTCCCGAGGCTGGCATGGGTTTCATTCGAAGACAAGGTTGTTCTTAAACCGCGGAGAACCAAAGCGCTCTTTGAATATTACTTTGACAATTTGTCCATGATACCGGAAGAAAAACAGTACCTGGTGGTGGATGAGACAACAGATTCGGCGGTGGGCATTTTAGATGAAGCCTTTATGGCGGAGTATGGCAAGCCCGGCATAAAATTCATTATCCGCGGAAGCCCATGGCGGATCATTCACATTTCAGGCGACAAGGTTTATGTTAAGCCCGTAGATGACCCGACAGGAGCTATCCCAAGCTGGATAGGTGAGGAAATCCCGGTGCCTTTTGAGGTGGCGCAGGAAGTTGGCGCCATAAGAGGCTTTGTGGAGGAGCAGATGCGCAGGGTCGTTTCGCCGGAGGAGGTTGCTGCCAAACTAGGCGAGCAGTATCGAGCTGACAAAGAAACCATTTTGGATGCCTTGGCTGAAACTGTTGAGCAGATTTCAGCGGGACTGCCCGTTCCAACGGACAAGCGGATACTGGTTGAGGACTGGGAGGACTTCGTTATAGTTCACGCCCATTTCGGCTCCTTGACGAATAGGGCTTTAGCCCAACTTATTGGGCAACTTTTGTCCGAAAGGATAGGCTACAGCGTCGTCGTCCAACATGACCCATACCGCATTTTCGTGCAAACAATGGGCGCGGCCACGGCGGATCAAATTGTTGAATTGTTCGGTGAAATGGCTCTTATGGAAGAGCAGACGGTTCGGGACAGCTTGACCAGAGCCACCATTAAGACTGGGCTTTTCAAGAGGCGAATGATCCACGTGGCAAGGCGCTTCGGAGCCCTTGAAAAGTGGGCGGACTTCAGCAACGTAAGCCTCCAAAGGCTTCTCAAAAGCTTTGAGGGAACTCCGATCTTCGAGGAAGCCTTAAAGGAGGTCTTCTTAAAGGACTTGGACGTTGAAAGGCTCGTTTACGTTTTGAAGAAGATTCGCCAAGGCGAAATCACGGTCGAAAAAATTGAAACAGGCGGAAGAGCCACGCCGGTTGCACGAGTGGGCATTGAACGGGTAAGCATGAAGACAGACTTGATTCCACCTGAGCGGATGCACGCCGTACTCGTGGAGTCTGCTAAGGCAAGACTGCTAAACGAAACATGCATTTTCGTCTGCACAAACTGCTGGAGCTATATTGACATGATTCGCGTCAAAGACTTGCCGGCCAAGCCGAAATGTCCAAGATGCGGATCAGAAGCCATTGGATTGCTAAAGGAGGAAGAGGAGAAAGTTTTGCCTCTAATAGAAAAGAAGGGCGAAAAATTAACGAAAAGCGAGGAGAAACTGCGGAGGCAAGCAGTACAAACTGCCCGCCTAATAGAAAAGTATGGAAAAGCCGCCGCCGTAGCCCTCTGTGCCAGAAAAGTTCAACCCTCAGATGTCAAAGAGGTTCTCGAAAGAAACGCAAAGCTCGACGATAAATTCTACGAGCTTATCCTAGAAGTGGAACGAAAAGCCATAAGCAAAAGATTCTGGTGA
- a CDS encoding ABC transporter ATP-binding protein has protein sequence MRTENLVKVYRGREAVEALRGINLSVKKGELFTLLGPNGAGKTTFLRIISTQLLPTNGEAYVLGFDVLDEAEKVREHIAVVPQDVATYGNFTPWEYCYYFSLLRGITRQRAKEVSERALKAVELWELRNRTCATLSGGERKRAVIAAALASDVEVLMLDEPTSGLDAVARRKVWAALRGMIEQGKTILLTTHIMEEAEMVSDRLAIINRGQLIAQGKVEEIKNLAEEKFRVVVEGSPKLLEKIANNHSSASFGSKRVIYVDDGDEAIELVGKALKSGLKAEAAPITLEDVFVKLVGGMELNER, from the coding sequence GTGAGGACGGAGAACCTTGTCAAGGTTTATCGTGGAAGGGAAGCCGTTGAAGCGTTAAGGGGCATAAACCTCTCCGTCAAAAAGGGTGAACTCTTCACTTTACTGGGTCCAAATGGTGCTGGGAAAACCACTTTCCTGCGGATCATTTCCACGCAGTTGCTGCCCACGAACGGTGAAGCCTACGTTTTGGGGTTTGATGTTCTGGATGAAGCTGAGAAGGTGCGGGAGCACATTGCTGTTGTTCCGCAGGACGTCGCCACCTATGGCAATTTTACGCCTTGGGAGTACTGTTACTATTTTTCGTTGCTCCGCGGCATAACAAGGCAGAGGGCTAAAGAAGTTTCTGAAAGGGCCTTGAAGGCTGTTGAGTTGTGGGAGTTGCGAAATCGCACATGTGCTACGCTTTCTGGAGGAGAAAGGAAAAGGGCTGTCATCGCGGCGGCTCTGGCGTCAGATGTTGAGGTGCTGATGCTGGATGAGCCTACAAGCGGTTTGGACGCTGTTGCCCGTAGGAAAGTCTGGGCTGCTTTGAGGGGGATGATAGAGCAGGGCAAGACAATTCTTTTGACAACCCACATTATGGAAGAGGCTGAAATGGTTTCAGATAGACTCGCCATAATCAATAGGGGACAGTTAATCGCCCAGGGAAAAGTTGAGGAAATCAAGAATTTGGCTGAGGAAAAGTTTAGGGTTGTGGTTGAAGGCAGCCCAAAGCTTTTGGAGAAAATCGCCAACAACCATTCTTCGGCAAGTTTTGGAAGCAAACGGGTGATCTACGTTGACGATGGTGATGAAGCCATAGAGCTTGTCGGAAAGGCTCTGAAAAGCGGGTTGAAGGCGGAAGCTGCGCCCATCACGCTTGAGGATGTGTTTGTAAAGCTTGTTGGAGGAATGGAGCTGAATGAACGTTAG
- a CDS encoding ATPase domain-containing protein, whose amino-acid sequence MADEKDIVEFLKTRKAGASLSEIAEGLGIPKYGPNSAYALLQTLKNKGIVERRGELWALTEEARPKIVEKPPAEAPAAKPVEEAKPKTEAALAPEIETLVRAMAQTLAEAMKTARMPADEWELAIKPMTAEIREGKEKLEAFVLRPDAAIEAKKPLLGFPTGTFLDNLFLTPEGKPLGGIPICGQFAITGLPGAGKSILVEEIAVRVAASGRKVLYATAEDTWKSATPRFDLQSRLKQKADILGLDWEKIRQNLFVLDTVAFPELRDWNTFAETYRYVAEKEKIELAIIDSVTVLESYRGALKYRVMELARYNQVHGITALYVNQRSSEVWDSYDMAGGIGLAHNLDGTIIVDYGRVYWQDQQVDLGVERGEFVRIVRVLDCRMCNFERRRIRVDITKDGFLRIVEPLPKQSQIEAK is encoded by the coding sequence ATGGCGGATGAAAAGGACATAGTAGAATTTCTCAAAACGCGGAAGGCGGGGGCTTCCCTAAGCGAGATCGCTGAGGGGCTGGGAATCCCAAAGTATGGACCAAACTCCGCCTATGCGCTTCTACAAACCCTCAAAAACAAGGGGATCGTTGAACGCCGCGGCGAGCTCTGGGCGCTCACTGAGGAGGCAAGGCCCAAAATTGTCGAAAAGCCCCCTGCTGAAGCTCCAGCGGCAAAGCCTGTTGAGGAGGCTAAACCGAAAACCGAGGCGGCTTTGGCTCCGGAAATCGAAACCCTGGTTAGGGCCATGGCTCAAACACTGGCTGAGGCCATGAAAACTGCCAGGATGCCGGCGGACGAGTGGGAGCTTGCCATAAAACCCATGACTGCGGAAATCCGAGAGGGAAAGGAGAAGCTGGAGGCTTTTGTGCTCCGCCCAGACGCGGCCATTGAAGCCAAAAAGCCTCTGCTTGGCTTTCCAACAGGCACGTTTCTCGACAACCTGTTCCTAACGCCTGAAGGCAAGCCTTTGGGCGGCATCCCCATTTGTGGACAGTTCGCCATAACAGGTTTGCCGGGTGCCGGGAAATCCATTCTTGTCGAGGAAATAGCTGTTAGAGTGGCGGCCTCCGGTAGAAAGGTGCTTTATGCCACGGCTGAGGACACTTGGAAGAGCGCTACACCTCGCTTTGACTTACAGTCTAGGCTTAAGCAGAAAGCCGACATTCTGGGCTTGGACTGGGAGAAGATCCGCCAAAACCTTTTCGTTTTGGATACTGTGGCGTTTCCGGAGCTCCGTGATTGGAACACTTTTGCGGAAACCTACCGCTACGTGGCGGAGAAGGAGAAAATTGAACTAGCCATAATTGACTCCGTGACGGTACTTGAGTCCTACCGGGGCGCCCTAAAATACCGTGTCATGGAGCTAGCCCGATACAACCAAGTGCACGGCATAACCGCCCTATACGTGAACCAGCGCAGCTCCGAAGTCTGGGACAGCTATGACATGGCTGGCGGCATAGGCCTAGCCCACAATCTGGACGGAACAATAATTGTGGATTATGGGCGCGTCTACTGGCAAGACCAGCAGGTGGATTTAGGCGTTGAAAGAGGAGAATTCGTCCGCATAGTCCGCGTTTTAGACTGCAGAATGTGCAACTTTGAACGTCGAAGAATAAGAGTTGACATAACAAAAGATGGTTTCTTAAGAATCGTCGAACCCTTGCCAAAACAGTCCCAAATCGAAGCGAAATAA
- a CDS encoding sugar phosphate isomerase/epimerase family protein, with the protein MAKIEVGVSMLHCLSEPFEKAVKALKNMTINHVEIVDDGLHTLNRRRALKLKEIGESYNLHFSIHAPFADINIASPSKCMLNAMIKRLEKSMRLSSLLEADVWVFHPGLKTGISMFYPGVDWIQNRETAKALYRIAEEHGVRIVIENVPEPYPFLMKSVEHFKRFYAEVSEDIGLAFDVGHANLNGQIELFLKTFPDKIVHIHAHDNNGREDEHLGVGRGTVDWEKFAEVLRQIGYNKTVVVESVEHVQESVERLKALLA; encoded by the coding sequence TTGGCCAAGATAGAAGTCGGAGTTTCAATGCTCCACTGTCTGAGCGAGCCCTTCGAAAAGGCAGTTAAAGCCCTAAAAAACATGACCATCAACCACGTGGAAATTGTGGATGACGGCTTACATACCCTAAACAGGAGGAGAGCCTTAAAACTTAAGGAGATTGGAGAAAGCTATAATCTACATTTTTCGATCCATGCGCCCTTCGCAGACATAAACATTGCCTCGCCCTCTAAATGCATGTTGAATGCCATGATTAAGCGGCTGGAAAAGTCCATGAGGCTTTCAAGCCTACTAGAGGCGGATGTCTGGGTTTTCCATCCGGGGCTGAAAACGGGCATAAGCATGTTCTATCCCGGGGTAGATTGGATTCAGAACCGTGAAACCGCAAAGGCCCTTTACAGAATCGCCGAAGAACACGGTGTGAGGATAGTCATCGAAAACGTTCCGGAGCCCTATCCCTTCCTAATGAAGAGCGTGGAGCACTTCAAAAGGTTCTATGCGGAGGTTAGCGAGGATATCGGTCTAGCCTTCGACGTGGGACACGCCAACCTCAACGGGCAGATTGAGCTTTTCCTAAAAACCTTTCCCGACAAGATTGTGCACATTCATGCCCACGACAACAACGGAAGGGAGGATGAGCATTTAGGCGTCGGCCGTGGAACAGTGGACTGGGAAAAATTCGCTGAAGTTTTGAGGCAAATCGGCTACAACAAAACAGTGGTTGTCGAGTCCGTGGAGCATGTTCAAGAAAGCGTTGAAAGGCTTAAGGCTTTACTCGCTTGA
- a CDS encoding ABC transporter permease: MNVRKLVRDALIIAELKAVPDLKRQPLILMVMGLISAIPLFLMLVFGGQISYGLVGAMISTVGFIGIASAIQDLTFDRYVKIREMIVAMPVHPISYMVGAALAPLLFASPGVAFFMALALWLGYLPPHALGWIIVILILCWAVLSGIGFVISTYLRRASIYTLNNLSSILGIGLVFIPPVYYPEELLGGFSWIAIIFPTSNAAGLIRAYSGLAVYPQEMILIRWIALLAMLVFTILLVAFKAKWRET; encoded by the coding sequence ATGAACGTTAGAAAATTGGTTAGAGACGCCCTAATAATCGCCGAGTTAAAGGCTGTTCCGGACTTAAAGAGGCAACCGTTGATTTTGATGGTTATGGGCTTGATAAGCGCCATACCCCTCTTCTTAATGCTGGTCTTCGGCGGCCAAATCAGCTACGGCCTTGTGGGCGCCATGATATCGACTGTGGGGTTTATAGGCATAGCCTCCGCCATTCAGGACTTAACCTTCGATAGGTACGTGAAGATTAGAGAGATGATTGTTGCCATGCCTGTTCACCCAATATCATACATGGTTGGAGCCGCGTTAGCCCCATTATTGTTCGCCTCTCCTGGCGTCGCCTTTTTCATGGCGCTGGCATTGTGGCTTGGCTATTTGCCACCGCATGCCTTAGGCTGGATAATAGTGATTCTAATTTTATGCTGGGCGGTTTTGAGCGGTATAGGCTTCGTTATATCCACATACCTGCGGAGGGCAAGCATATACACGCTTAATAACCTTTCCAGCATCCTTGGGATAGGCTTGGTTTTCATTCCGCCAGTCTACTATCCAGAAGAGTTGCTGGGAGGGTTTAGCTGGATAGCAATAATTTTCCCCACATCAAACGCTGCTGGGTTGATAAGGGCTTACTCGGGTCTTGCAGTTTACCCGCAGGAAATGATTTTAATCCGATGGATTGCGCTCTTAGCAATGCTCGTCTTTACCATTCTGCTTGTGGCGTTTAAGGCGAAATGGAGAGAAACCTAA
- a CDS encoding class I SAM-dependent methyltransferase: MLILAQLKPGEVFFDLGAGDGRTVIMAAKEFGARAVGVELREDLAKRALASVYEEGLQDRVTIVNGDMFNVDLSPADVVFLYLTTSANEKIKPKLEAELKPGARVVSHDYEIVGWKPVKVENFCENPKLGYPSHTLYLYRKI; the protein is encoded by the coding sequence ATGCTTATTCTAGCCCAGCTAAAACCCGGAGAAGTCTTCTTCGACCTAGGCGCCGGAGACGGCAGAACAGTAATAATGGCGGCGAAGGAGTTCGGCGCAAGAGCCGTCGGCGTTGAACTCCGCGAAGACCTGGCGAAAAGAGCCCTGGCCAGCGTCTATGAGGAAGGGCTCCAAGACAGAGTGACTATAGTTAACGGCGACATGTTCAACGTTGACTTGTCCCCGGCTGATGTTGTGTTTTTGTATCTAACCACAAGCGCCAATGAAAAAATTAAGCCCAAACTTGAAGCGGAACTTAAGCCTGGCGCCCGAGTGGTCTCCCACGACTATGAAATTGTTGGATGGAAACCTGTTAAAGTTGAGAATTTCTGCGAAAATCCAAAACTTGGCTATCCATCCCACACTCTATACCTATACAGGAAGATTTGA
- a CDS encoding YkgJ family cysteine cluster protein: MLFVPWRYIADWKCNTCGLCCKAYSVVLNFQEWLNIVKNYGVETTVSGLNKLYLKRKSDGSCIFLYRLSNMHLCGLQHMKPTACKLWPFKILTSPKYGYTREAAYPYLGKILYVYADSTCTGLRYGAPTWEFANQTVREFIEIALGVRREQCKTTANIGSIQQPMPLRRIF, encoded by the coding sequence ATGCTGTTCGTTCCATGGCGTTACATTGCAGATTGGAAATGCAACACATGTGGTTTGTGCTGTAAAGCCTACAGTGTAGTTCTAAATTTTCAGGAGTGGCTGAACATAGTTAAGAACTATGGAGTGGAAACAACGGTTTCAGGCTTAAACAAGCTTTACTTGAAACGGAAAAGCGACGGTTCATGCATTTTCCTCTATAGACTTTCAAACATGCATCTGTGTGGGCTGCAGCACATGAAACCCACTGCATGCAAGCTTTGGCCCTTCAAAATCTTAACATCTCCGAAATATGGATATACAAGAGAAGCAGCCTACCCGTATTTGGGTAAAATCCTCTACGTTTATGCAGATTCAACGTGTACAGGCCTCCGCTACGGAGCACCTACATGGGAGTTTGCAAACCAAACGGTTAGGGAGTTCATAGAGATAGCCCTAGGAGTCCGTAGGGAGCAGTGTAAAACCACTGCAAACATAGGCTCAATACAGCAGCCAATGCCGTTGCGGAGAATATTCTAG
- a CDS encoding ATP-dependent DNA ligase: MSIVKPPTLKELIEAYGSPKEAILRLIEAGFTPEQIEWRTGIPYHLIRLYMEGIQPKKDVPFAKVVEVYERLAVLRGKKGKETELAKFFQNPALPLEVKARFALGTLTEESLKVGPGLIERSISLATGASISEVKRLMIDYGEHGEVAYLLKKPSEAVLSVNEVYEAIRLLPKLGSIRERELYVSSLLRVSTPLEAKYIVRLLLGDLKLGYYASTVMRAAAKAYQVPVELIQNACAIMGLAEGISLASEGLLKLAEVKMRPGQFIKPQLAHLYEPDKVVYPVRAEYKIDGSRLQVHKWGTQIWLFSRRGVEKSQTLPEIVEIAKTFKAQSCIVDGEVFAVDPNGNPLPFQVMLERTVPRELAPEELAERMAKVRVTYRAFDILFLNGKELIDLPLSERRKYLLEVVPQEYLAEGVECQNEVELMRFYDEALKRGYEGIVVKNLNSPYEIGQRTYTWLKLKPERDTIDCTIVKALYGKGKRAGLYSSFLLAVRDPKERKLYTIGKVSNLPEQAMDALTTIIEKTKTSRDDEGVFVKPTVVVEVTYQEIQETDEYTSGFALRVPKIVRFRTDKTVEEIDTIEKLRKLYELQYERFPMQSI; this comes from the coding sequence ATGTCAATTGTTAAGCCGCCAACTCTGAAGGAGCTGATTGAGGCTTATGGTTCTCCCAAAGAAGCCATCTTAAGGCTTATTGAGGCAGGCTTTACACCTGAACAGATCGAGTGGCGGACAGGCATACCCTATCATTTGATACGCCTATACATGGAGGGCATACAGCCTAAAAAAGACGTGCCCTTCGCAAAGGTTGTTGAGGTCTATGAGCGGCTGGCTGTTCTCCGCGGGAAAAAGGGCAAAGAAACCGAGCTGGCAAAGTTTTTCCAAAATCCAGCTTTGCCCCTCGAGGTTAAGGCGCGCTTCGCCCTTGGAACATTAACGGAGGAAAGCCTAAAGGTTGGACCCGGCCTAATCGAGAGGAGCATAAGCCTAGCCACTGGGGCTTCTATAAGCGAAGTTAAAAGGCTGATGATAGACTATGGCGAGCATGGTGAGGTTGCCTACCTTCTGAAAAAGCCCTCAGAGGCTGTTCTATCCGTCAACGAAGTCTACGAGGCGATTCGGCTTCTTCCAAAACTGGGGAGCATTAGGGAACGCGAGCTTTACGTTTCCAGCCTCCTGCGGGTCAGCACGCCATTAGAGGCAAAATATATCGTCCGGCTTCTTTTAGGCGACTTAAAGCTTGGCTACTACGCAAGCACGGTCATGAGGGCGGCGGCGAAAGCTTACCAAGTTCCAGTGGAGCTTATCCAAAACGCATGCGCCATAATGGGCCTAGCCGAGGGCATAAGCCTAGCCTCTGAAGGATTGCTTAAACTTGCAGAGGTGAAGATGCGTCCAGGCCAGTTCATCAAGCCCCAGCTGGCCCACCTTTACGAGCCGGATAAGGTTGTTTATCCTGTTAGGGCTGAGTATAAGATTGATGGAAGCCGCCTCCAAGTGCACAAGTGGGGCACCCAGATATGGCTTTTCTCAAGACGTGGTGTGGAGAAATCGCAGACGCTTCCTGAAATCGTGGAGATAGCCAAAACATTCAAGGCTCAAAGCTGCATTGTGGACGGTGAAGTTTTCGCCGTAGACCCTAACGGCAACCCCTTGCCCTTCCAAGTGATGCTTGAGCGAACGGTTCCCAGGGAACTCGCGCCAGAGGAGCTTGCCGAGAGAATGGCCAAGGTTCGCGTCACCTATAGGGCCTTCGACATCCTATTCCTAAACGGGAAAGAGCTTATCGACTTGCCGCTTTCCGAAAGGCGCAAATACCTATTGGAAGTGGTTCCACAGGAGTATTTGGCTGAGGGCGTTGAATGTCAAAACGAAGTTGAGTTGATGCGCTTCTACGACGAAGCCTTGAAGAGGGGCTATGAGGGTATCGTGGTGAAAAACTTGAATTCACCCTACGAGATTGGGCAACGCACCTACACTTGGCTGAAGCTAAAGCCGGAACGCGACACCATAGACTGCACAATCGTGAAAGCCTTATATGGAAAGGGCAAGCGCGCAGGGCTATACTCTTCCTTTCTGCTGGCGGTGCGTGACCCTAAAGAGCGCAAACTCTACACTATTGGGAAGGTCTCCAACCTGCCGGAGCAAGCCATGGACGCTCTCACAACAATCATCGAGAAAACGAAGACTAGCAGAGACGATGAGGGCGTTTTCGTAAAACCAACCGTAGTTGTAGAGGTAACATACCAAGAGATTCAGGAGACCGATGAGTACACAAGCGGCTTTGCCCTGCGAGTCCCAAAGATAGTGCGGTTCAGAACGGATAAAACTGTTGAGGAAATAGACACCATCGAAAAACTTAGGAAGCTTTACGAGTTGCAGTATGAACGCTTTCCAATGCAGTCCATTTAA
- a CDS encoding thioesterase family protein — protein MPSFKTLYRVSWADTDAAQMVYFSNFFRFFSKAEEDFYEHLGLLELFATKEVILPRVEAHCQYKKPAKFNDLLEIELTVEDLKEKSVKYGFKIYNKKTNELIAEGYLVAVAVNRHTLKAVQIPQEILEKLRAFCNAGGTK, from the coding sequence TTGCCATCCTTTAAAACCCTGTATAGGGTTTCATGGGCTGACACCGACGCCGCCCAAATGGTCTACTTTTCAAACTTTTTCAGGTTCTTCAGCAAAGCCGAAGAAGACTTCTACGAACACCTCGGATTACTGGAATTATTTGCAACAAAGGAGGTTATACTGCCAAGAGTTGAAGCCCACTGCCAATACAAGAAACCGGCGAAATTCAACGACCTCCTTGAAATAGAACTCACCGTGGAAGACTTGAAAGAAAAATCGGTGAAATATGGCTTCAAAATCTACAACAAGAAAACAAACGAGCTCATCGCAGAGGGCTACCTAGTAGCCGTAGCCGTAAACAGACACACGTTGAAGGCTGTTCAAATCCCACAAGAAATCCTTGAGAAACTTAGGGCATTCTGCAACGCTGGGGGAACAAAATAG
- the rnz gene encoding ribonuclease Z — translation MEFYHTVISESIKANKDMLYTLNGAVRLMDLKVIFLGTAGSVPTPKRSLPAILVKRKGEQLLFDCGEGVQRQMVMANASFHKPTRVFVTHMHGDHVLGLPGLMQTMALHDRDKPLIVYGPPGIGRFIECIRETVQFALTFPIEVHEVSEAGVVCETLEYTVQAVWANHVTPSLAYALVEKPRPGKFYPEKAKALGVPEGPLWGQLQRGKAVQLPDGRIIKPEDVLGIPRPGRKIVYTGDTRPFEGLVEFAANADLLIHDATLGDELADRAAEDGHSTPSQAAETAKKAGAKKLVLTHISARYEDASTLLEQARRIFENTIVAEDLLAVDVPFSSE, via the coding sequence ATGGAGTTTTACCATACTGTGATCTCGGAAAGCATAAAGGCTAACAAGGATATGCTGTATACTCTAAACGGTGCAGTGCGCCTCATGGACTTAAAAGTTATCTTTTTAGGCACGGCTGGAAGCGTTCCAACACCAAAAAGGAGTTTGCCAGCTATCCTAGTGAAGCGTAAGGGCGAGCAGTTGCTTTTTGATTGCGGTGAGGGCGTGCAGAGGCAGATGGTGATGGCCAATGCTAGCTTCCACAAGCCTACGAGGGTTTTCGTTACACACATGCATGGCGACCACGTTTTAGGCCTGCCGGGGCTAATGCAGACCATGGCTTTGCATGATCGGGACAAGCCGCTCATCGTTTATGGGCCTCCTGGAATAGGGAGGTTTATCGAGTGTATTCGGGAAACAGTGCAGTTTGCCCTAACCTTTCCCATAGAAGTCCACGAAGTCAGCGAGGCCGGCGTGGTGTGCGAAACCCTAGAATACACGGTTCAAGCAGTTTGGGCGAATCATGTAACGCCAAGCCTAGCCTACGCTCTAGTGGAGAAGCCTCGCCCCGGAAAATTTTATCCGGAGAAGGCTAAAGCCTTAGGGGTTCCGGAAGGCCCCTTGTGGGGACAGTTGCAGCGGGGAAAAGCCGTCCAACTTCCAGATGGCAGAATCATAAAGCCCGAAGATGTTTTAGGTATACCGAGACCTGGAAGGAAGATTGTTTATACTGGCGACACTAGGCCCTTTGAAGGTTTAGTTGAGTTTGCAGCCAATGCAGACCTGCTTATTCATGACGCCACCTTGGGCGACGAGCTGGCTGATAGAGCCGCTGAGGATGGGCATTCAACGCCGAGTCAGGCAGCTGAAACAGCCAAGAAAGCAGGCGCCAAAAAGCTTGTTTTAACCCATATTAGTGCAAGGTATGAGGATGCTTCCACGCTTTTGGAGCAAGCCCGCAGAATTTTCGAGAACACCATTGTGGCTGAAGATTTATTAGCTGTTGATGTTCCATTCTCAAGCGAGTAA